The Neobacillus sp. PS3-34 genome has a window encoding:
- a CDS encoding cytochrome c-type biogenesis protein CcmH, with protein MMNKGMDKDQIRDYYVKIYGEEILTAPEKSGFSLAAWILPFAAIIGAGAALFFILRKWVKKKGETGPSLEDQNKKDELENEILSSIIDEERKKYF; from the coding sequence ATGATGAACAAAGGAATGGATAAGGACCAGATCCGTGATTATTACGTGAAGATTTACGGGGAAGAAATTCTGACTGCACCGGAGAAAAGCGGCTTTAGCCTGGCTGCCTGGATCCTTCCTTTTGCAGCGATTATTGGAGCGGGAGCGGCATTGTTTTTTATCCTTCGAAAATGGGTGAAGAAAAAAGGGGAAACCGGTCCATCCTTAGAGGATCAGAACAAGAAGGATGAGTTGGAAAATGAAATTCTCTCTTCCATAATCGATGAGGAACGAAAAAAGTATTTTTAG